The DNA segment GGTTTTTGCGGCCTTGGGCGGAGCCAGCCGCCGCGCCAGCTGCTCGGGCGTCATGTCGCGCAAATGGGGCGGCAGGGCGGATACGGCAATCTCGCCCACGCTGCGCTGGTAGTAGTGGGCGGCAAAGGCCACCAGCCGTCGCCAGTCCTGGCTCAGCGGTGCAATGCCTTCCAGCACCCCGGCAATGCCGCGCAGCTCAATGCCTTCGGGAATGGGCTCTGCGCTAGCGGGCTGATCCCAGACTACGCCCAGCATCTCTCGCTTGCCCAGCGGCACGCGCACCAGCGTGCCGGGTGTCAGCTCCTCATCGCTGCGGTAGCTGAGCAGATCGCCAACGGCACTGTGGGCAGGAGTCTGGACGGCGACGTGAACGATGTGGGACATGGGCGGGAAGAAGGGTTGGGGGTCACCGGTCTGGCCGATGTTCTCAGAGCTATAGCAGATTTTGAGGCCTGCAAAGGCTTTTCAGTCTGTGGATAACTTTGTGAGGAAAAATAGGCCGAAGGCGATGCTCAGAACTTAGAAGTCGGAATTTAGTCAATCTGCAACAAATCCGGTGAATTTAAAAATATATATAAAACAAACACTTATGTTGATTTTTGGCGTTGCTTAAATCTTTGGTGGGCCAAGCGCTTACAAGAAGTCTGCTTTGCCACATCTGTGCATAAATCAGGCTTGGCGCTGCTGTCAACCGAGAAGCTCCCTAAACCTAAATGTGTGCAAACTCCTGCGCAAAGTCTGCAACTCCTTAATAAATAGCACTAATCCAAGCCCTTGCAAGGGGTCGTACCGCTTTTTGCGCGATGCGTGTGGATAACTTTTATCTATCAAGCAAGAGCTACAAGAAAAAATAAAAAAGCGCCAAACCTTGTTGGCGCTTCATTTTTCAGGGTTTGAAATTTAATTCTTTTAAATCAAAGACTTGCTTGGATTTTGTTGTGTTGGGAGCAGGTGATTGTCGCGCAATAACCTTTTGGCTGACTGCGTCGTTAGTCCGGGAAAATCGGGCCAATAGCTCAGAAAGTTAGCAACAAGTGTCATTTCGCGATACACGTAGGCACTTGTTGCTGGTTGGGTTTAGCCCTGTGTGCGCAGCAGGCGCGAGTGGCTATGCACTGCCTCGACCAGTGCGGCCACATGCTCAGGCGGGGTGAACTGGCTGATGCCATGACCCAGATTGAAGATGTGGGTGGGGCCGGTAGTGCTGCGGTCTGTGTGGGGCTTGCCAAAGCTATCGAGCACGGCGCGGGCCTGCGCGGCGACTTGCTCTGGGGCTGCAAACAGCACGTTGGGGTCGATATTGCCCTGCAGTGCCTTGCCGGGGCCGCCGACCTGGCCGCCGACGATGGCGCGGGCCTTGCCCAGATTGGCAGTCCAGTCCAGACCCAGCACTTCGCAGTCCAGATCCTTCATGTCATCCAGCCAGATGCCGCCGCCCTTGGTGAAGACCAGACGGGGCACATCTGTGCCGTCAACGCCAGTGCGCTTGAGCTGGGCCAGCACGCGCTTGGTGTAAGTCAGGCTGAATTCCTGGAAGGCGCCGTCGGCCAGCACGCCGCCCCAGCTGTCAAAAATCATCACGGCCTGAGCGCCTGCGTCGATCTGGGCATTCAGGTACTGGGCCACGCTGTCGGCGTTGACTTCCAGAATGCGGTGCATCAGGTCGGGGCGCGAGTACATCATGGACTTGACGGTGCGGTAGTCGTCGCTGCCTTTGCCTTCGGTCATATAGCAGGCCAGAGTCCAGGGGCTGCCCGAGAAACCGATCAGTGGAACGCGGCCATTCAGCGCCTTGCGGATGCTGGTGACGGCATCGAACACATAGCGCAGCTTGTCCATATCGGGCACGGCCAGTGCGGCCACGGCGGCCTCGTCGCGCACGACCTTGGCAAAGCGCGGGCCTTCGCCTTCGGCAAACGTCAGGCCCAGGCCCATGGCGTCAGGCACCGTGAGGATGTCGCTGAACAGAATGGCGGCATCAAGCGGGAAGCGCTCCAGCGGCTGCAGCGTCACTTCAGTGGCGTAGTCCACATTGGTGGCCAGGCCCATGAAGCTGCCTGCCTTGGCTCTGGTGGCCTTGTACTCGGGCAGGTAACGTCCCGCCTGGCGCATCAGCCACAGGGGCGTGTAGTCAGTAGCCTGGCGACGGCATGCGCGCAGGAAGGTGTCATTGGTCAGGGGGGCGAAGCTCATGACTCGATTGTCGCCCACTCTGGCTTTTCT comes from the Comamonas sp. 26 genome and includes:
- the hemE gene encoding uroporphyrinogen decarboxylase, whose product is MSFAPLTNDTFLRACRRQATDYTPLWLMRQAGRYLPEYKATRAKAGSFMGLATNVDYATEVTLQPLERFPLDAAILFSDILTVPDAMGLGLTFAEGEGPRFAKVVRDEAAVAALAVPDMDKLRYVFDAVTSIRKALNGRVPLIGFSGSPWTLACYMTEGKGSDDYRTVKSMMYSRPDLMHRILEVNADSVAQYLNAQIDAGAQAVMIFDSWGGVLADGAFQEFSLTYTKRVLAQLKRTGVDGTDVPRLVFTKGGGIWLDDMKDLDCEVLGLDWTANLGKARAIVGGQVGGPGKALQGNIDPNVLFAAPEQVAAQARAVLDSFGKPHTDRSTTGPTHIFNLGHGISQFTPPEHVAALVEAVHSHSRLLRTQG